In the genome of Dunckerocampus dactyliophorus isolate RoL2022-P2 chromosome 6, RoL_Ddac_1.1, whole genome shotgun sequence, one region contains:
- the samd1b gene encoding sterile alpha motif domain-containing protein 1 isoform X2, whose amino-acid sequence MSGPNKYREWILETIDSLRSRKARPDLERICRMVRRRHGSDPDRTREELEKLIQEQAVLKVSYKGSISYRNAAKVQRKSRKKSEEAAADLLNNNNGDSALSLTDQEEDSEPSPAHQPPVKKKHKSPSSPISGKGSLADSGVAEAGYPVGSGCEEDEEARPGHRIRAHDEQQPGPSGADTAKQSYTGGPSRQEHNVPLCPKLPVGGGGTGSNLDLDDRLVASVQSLSERSLRGGPDTTATKAANRGPVKPLGLKEILGYLSSQERLSEEKLTRGKVKVVMEREVAGGRLRRTRCGNITLPLRGVMTTGASAGRLAKDKQHEKEQSRQESEPMDVAGEKGVQEDNDEEEDPRSSNEKGGPSLVAMTTLADLKQESKEDVEAQRASEEESSRQHVHSDKDGLPGADPLAMTGCSPPSGASSSQCNTTHVEHRLATPDQVPLDTQIGQMKNTQSGFNGIGCETEVGVSSCLLTPTASPRDSGLSEEQGINALLRWKGPAGVLWTGPCPMWSLILLLLVFPSRLLPLGHRKSMGSLFSSCSVMTF is encoded by the exons ATGTCTGGACCCAACAAGTACCGAGAGTGGATCCTGGAAACAATCGACTCTCTCCGCTCCAGGAAAGCGCGTCCGGATCTCGAGAGGATTTGTCGAATGGTCCGCAGACGACACGGGTCAGACCCGGACCGAACCAGGGAAGAACTGGAGAAACTGATCCAGGAGCAGGCTGTGCTTAAAGTTAGCTACAAGGGCTCCATCTCGTATCGGAACGCGGCCAAGGTGCAGAGGAAGAGCAGAAAGAAGAGTGAAGAGGCGGCGGCGGACCTTTTGAACAACAACAACGGCGACAGTGCGCTCAGCCTCACCGACCAGGAGGAGGATTCGGAGCCCAGCCCGGCTCACCAACCGCCCgtcaaaaagaagcacaagtctcCCTCCAGCCCGATTAGCGGAAAGGGGAGCCTCGCAGACAGTGGTGTGGCGGAGGCGGGCTACCCTGTCGGGAGCGGTtgtgaagaagatgaagaagccCGTCCCGGCCACAGAATAAGAGCGCATGATGAACAGCAGCCAGGTCCGTCCGGAGCTGACACCGCCAAGCAAAGTTACACAGGAGGACCCAGCAGACAAGAACACAACGTGCCCCTGTGCCCCAAACTTCCAGTCGGGGGCGGGGGCACCGGATCCAACTTGGACCTGGACGATCGGCTGGTGGCTTCGGTCCAGAGCCTGTCCGAGAGGAGCCTCCGGGGGGGGCCTGACACCACCGCCACCAAAGCCGCCAACAGAGGCCCCGTGAAGCCGCTTGGTCTCAAAGAGATTCTGGGCTATCTGAGCAGCCAGGAGCGTCTCTCCGAGGAGAAGCTGACCAGGGGCAAAGTCAAAGTGGTCATGGAGAGAGAGGTGGCCGGCGGCAGGCTGCGCAGGACCCGCTGCGGGAACATTACTCTTCCTCTGAGGGGAGTGATGACGACGGGGGCGTCCGCTGGGAGACTTGCAAAGGACAAGCAGCACGAAAAAGAG CAGTCTCGTCAGGAGAGCGAGCCGATGGATGTAGCCGGTGAAAAAGGTGTGCAGGAGGACAATGACGAAGAGGAGGATCCCAGGAGTTCTAATGAGAAGGGAGGACCATCCCTGGTAGCCATGACAACCTTGGCAGATCTCAAGCAGGAATCCAAGGAAGATGTTGAGGCCCAGAGAGCATCTGAGGAGGAGAGTTCTCGTCAGCATGTACATAGTGACAaag ATGGCCTGCCAGGTGCGGATCCCCTCGCTATGACTGGGTGTTCGCCTCCATCGGGTGCTTCCTCATCCCAATGCAACActacacatgtggaacacagaCTTGCCACACCTGATCAGGTGCCTTTGGACACACAG ATTGGTCAAATGAAGAACACCCAGTCAGGCTTTAATG GTATTGGGTGTGAGACAGAAGTGGGCGTGTCGTCTTGCCTGCTCACACCCACCGCCTCCCCGAGAGACAGTGGCCTGTCTGAAGAGCAAGGGATAAACG CTTTATTAAGATGGAAGGGGCCAGCGGGAGTCCTGTGGACTGGACCGTGTCCGATGTGGTCACTTATTTTACTACTGCTGGTTTTCCCGAGCAGGCTGCTGCCTTTAGGACACAG GAAATCGATGGGAAGTCTCTTCTCCTCATGCAGCGTAATGACGTTTTGA
- the ndufb7 gene encoding NADH dehydrogenase [ubiquinone] 1 beta subcomplex subunit 7, whose protein sequence is MGAHLVRRYVTETDTEPDPAKKFEFDPQFGFAERKEREMVATQEQMNLAQLPLEQRDYCAHHLLKFMKCKRDNWPNFLACKHEKHDWDYCEHQDYVMRMKEYERERRLQLRKKRIEAQAEAA, encoded by the exons ATGGGCGCTCACCTGGTTCGACGGTATGTCACCGAAACAGACACCGAACCTGACCCAGCGAAGAAATTCGAGTTCGACCCCCAATTTGGGTTTGCTGAAAGGAAAGAGCGAG AGATGGTAGCCACTCAGGAGCAGATGAATTTAGCCCAGCTGCCGTTGGAGCAGAGGGACTATTGTGCTCATCACCTCCTCAAGTTCATGAAGTGCAAGAGGGACAACTGGCCCAACTTCCTAGCCTGCAAGCATGAGAAGCACGACTGGGACTACTGTGAACACCAGGA cTATGTGATGCGGATGAAGGAGTATGAGAGGGAGAGGAGACTCCAGCTGAGGAAGAAGAGAATTGAGGCCCAGGCTGAAGCTGCATAA
- the samd1b gene encoding sterile alpha motif domain-containing protein 1 isoform X1 has protein sequence MSGPNKYREWILETIDSLRSRKARPDLERICRMVRRRHGSDPDRTREELEKLIQEQAVLKVSYKGSISYRNAAKVQRKSRKKSEEAAADLLNNNNGDSALSLTDQEEDSEPSPAHQPPVKKKHKSPSSPISGKGSLADSGVAEAGYPVGSGCEEDEEARPGHRIRAHDEQQPGPSGADTAKQSYTGGPSRQEHNVPLCPKLPVGGGGTGSNLDLDDRLVASVQSLSERSLRGGPDTTATKAANRGPVKPLGLKEILGYLSSQERLSEEKLTRGKVKVVMEREVAGGRLRRTRCGNITLPLRGVMTTGASAGRLAKDKQHEKEQSRQESEPMDVAGEKGVQEDNDEEEDPRSSNEKGGPSLVAMTTLADLKQESKEDVEAQRASEEESSRQHVHSDKDGLPGADPLAMTGCSPPSGASSSQCNTTHVEHRLATPDQVPLDTQIGQMKNTQSGFNGIGCETEVGVSSCLLTPTASPRDSGLSEEQGINGGVTNGGFIKMEGASGSPVDWTVSDVVTYFTTAGFPEQAAAFRTQEIDGKSLLLMQRNDVLTGLSIRLGPALKIYERHVKVLQKTHFEDDDCT, from the exons ATGTCTGGACCCAACAAGTACCGAGAGTGGATCCTGGAAACAATCGACTCTCTCCGCTCCAGGAAAGCGCGTCCGGATCTCGAGAGGATTTGTCGAATGGTCCGCAGACGACACGGGTCAGACCCGGACCGAACCAGGGAAGAACTGGAGAAACTGATCCAGGAGCAGGCTGTGCTTAAAGTTAGCTACAAGGGCTCCATCTCGTATCGGAACGCGGCCAAGGTGCAGAGGAAGAGCAGAAAGAAGAGTGAAGAGGCGGCGGCGGACCTTTTGAACAACAACAACGGCGACAGTGCGCTCAGCCTCACCGACCAGGAGGAGGATTCGGAGCCCAGCCCGGCTCACCAACCGCCCgtcaaaaagaagcacaagtctcCCTCCAGCCCGATTAGCGGAAAGGGGAGCCTCGCAGACAGTGGTGTGGCGGAGGCGGGCTACCCTGTCGGGAGCGGTtgtgaagaagatgaagaagccCGTCCCGGCCACAGAATAAGAGCGCATGATGAACAGCAGCCAGGTCCGTCCGGAGCTGACACCGCCAAGCAAAGTTACACAGGAGGACCCAGCAGACAAGAACACAACGTGCCCCTGTGCCCCAAACTTCCAGTCGGGGGCGGGGGCACCGGATCCAACTTGGACCTGGACGATCGGCTGGTGGCTTCGGTCCAGAGCCTGTCCGAGAGGAGCCTCCGGGGGGGGCCTGACACCACCGCCACCAAAGCCGCCAACAGAGGCCCCGTGAAGCCGCTTGGTCTCAAAGAGATTCTGGGCTATCTGAGCAGCCAGGAGCGTCTCTCCGAGGAGAAGCTGACCAGGGGCAAAGTCAAAGTGGTCATGGAGAGAGAGGTGGCCGGCGGCAGGCTGCGCAGGACCCGCTGCGGGAACATTACTCTTCCTCTGAGGGGAGTGATGACGACGGGGGCGTCCGCTGGGAGACTTGCAAAGGACAAGCAGCACGAAAAAGAG CAGTCTCGTCAGGAGAGCGAGCCGATGGATGTAGCCGGTGAAAAAGGTGTGCAGGAGGACAATGACGAAGAGGAGGATCCCAGGAGTTCTAATGAGAAGGGAGGACCATCCCTGGTAGCCATGACAACCTTGGCAGATCTCAAGCAGGAATCCAAGGAAGATGTTGAGGCCCAGAGAGCATCTGAGGAGGAGAGTTCTCGTCAGCATGTACATAGTGACAaag ATGGCCTGCCAGGTGCGGATCCCCTCGCTATGACTGGGTGTTCGCCTCCATCGGGTGCTTCCTCATCCCAATGCAACActacacatgtggaacacagaCTTGCCACACCTGATCAGGTGCCTTTGGACACACAG ATTGGTCAAATGAAGAACACCCAGTCAGGCTTTAATG GTATTGGGTGTGAGACAGAAGTGGGCGTGTCGTCTTGCCTGCTCACACCCACCGCCTCCCCGAGAGACAGTGGCCTGTCTGAAGAGCAAGGGATAAACGGTGGGGTTACCAATGGAGG CTTTATTAAGATGGAAGGGGCCAGCGGGAGTCCTGTGGACTGGACCGTGTCCGATGTGGTCACTTATTTTACTACTGCTGGTTTTCCCGAGCAGGCTGCTGCCTTTAGGACACAG GAAATCGATGGGAAGTCTCTTCTCCTCATGCAGCGTAATGACGTTTTGACTGGCCTGTCAATCCGACTGGGCCCCGCCCTCAAGATCTACGAGCGCCATGTCAAGgttttgcagaaaacacactTCGAGGATGACGACTGTACATGA